DNA from Eucalyptus grandis isolate ANBG69807.140 chromosome 5, ASM1654582v1, whole genome shotgun sequence:
atttatattaaaGTCAAAAGTTGGGGTAAACTAACGTTTTGGGACAAGGATTGTTAAGTGAACATTCTTGCAAGTCGCGTAGaccaattttattaaaaaataatgtcacATCGGATTTCCAGCAAGTCTTGTCAGAGCCAGCACTtaattgtccaattttttttttaaaaaaaaaaaaagaagtggcCCTTATGTGTATATTTTAGAAGTGTTGACACTTATGTGTTCATTCATACCAAGCTTTGGTACTTGGAATATTCTTTTATATATGTCAAGCATTGAGATTAACATGACATGGTGAAAaacaacttttctttccatataCAAATGACCAAGGACTACTTCGTATATGACTTTGTAGTGGATAATTATCTGTAACGACTAGTCAAAATTCAAGCATAGAGTTTAGTACACAATATTTAAATTAACTTTGACAAAATAACGTTAACTATTTTTGAATCTAATATAAGTCTAATCTAACAAAGACATTACTATTTCTAAATTCTAATTTTATCGTAGCCAAGTAATGAATATGGTTATTTgaataactttattttattttattttatttctgcaTAGTTAAGCTACTAATTTTccgaaataaatatatattaggGTCATTCGTTTTTCTTGGTCCTTTTTTACCCGGTGGCcctgaaattttgaaataaccTTGAAAACATTTGCGCAGTTGTATccaattcatcaaattttaaatgGAATTTGATTTCACATAAAAAATCTGGTCAAGCTTTTGAAATCTGGAAGCATGGCATTACAAAAGATCGTCCGAACCAGTTAGGTGAACAAGAATCTGATCCAACTACTTGTGCTAGCTGGACATAAGCAAATCACAAATTAAGATCAATGGTAACAATTTGATTTGTCCTAGATATTACGTCCCCCAATAATCTCACGCCACGCAACACAGTTTATTCAAGAATTTTCAAGATTCAAAATAAGTAATCCATTTCTACCTTGGTATACTCATCATGTTCACTTCACTATAAAGTAGTCACTTTACAGTTataaaagcacaaaaaaaaaaaaaaaaaaaaaaaaaagcgaaaataTTCATTCGGAAACAAGAAGAGCTAGAGAAAAGGGGGAGGAGAGATTCTGTCAATTGCTTTCGAGTTCGTTATGATGGTGATTAGGCATCTGTGTTTCGTTTCCGACCCACCGACGAGCAACTCTTTTTCCAATACTTGTTGCGGAGTCTGAATTAGGAGCCGCTACCCGATCCCAACGCCATCCGCGACTACGACGTGTATGGCGGCACTTGGAAGGTCTGTGGCAAGGATAGGGACGAGAAATTATGCTTTCATcgtgttgaagaagaagaacaaatcaCGGGTGGTTAGGACTGTCGGCTCGGGTACTTGGAAGGGCGAACAGAGCCATGAAATTAGGGATTCGCGAGGCGAGCTCGTCGGCTACAAGAAAATCTTTACTTTCAAACTGAAAGGCAGCTTGACTGCGGAAGTCGAGAAGGCCGAGAACGGGCACTAGATCATGTACAAGTACTTGACGCATCCCCCATAATGTATGCGTTTGAACACGATGTCCAATCTAGGTTAGCCTTTGACAATTTGATTTTGTATGTTTCGAGACAAATGACGCTATATAAATTTGGTGCTTTTTGTGGATCctaactttttggacaattatcctgTGACTGTCTCATGTATATTAAAAGGGTGGTTGTGTTccatttaattttagattttacttgTGTCAAAGTTAGCAttgatggaaagagaaatttacaAGAAATCTAATCTTTCCAAAATTCTTGGGAGCAAAATTAAAGAACAATGAACATTGACATCCTTATGATTACGTGTATACATGATAATGACGTGGCATGTGCATGAGATGTGCATGCAATGCACAATTGGTTGTAAGTCTGTAACTATTTATTTAACGTTGCGTGATGATATATGTTTTAAAAATAATGGAGTCAAGTTATAACACGACTTAAATTGGGTGCGAAGTGTGCCGGGAATGACGCCTCTTTCTGTTGATTTTATCGTGGTATTAGGCTTAAGAAATCTCTCAAATGATTTCTAAAAAAGGAAATGTATTGTTATCAAATGTTTCTTGAAAAGATAACATGCGGTGGCCACAGCATTTCGAAATAACCTTGAATGATTATGCAATTTGTACATCATTCATCGAATTTCCAATGGAATTTGATTACACAACGTCAAATctggcctagcttttaaatttcaaaagcaCGGAATTGCTTCTTGTACGTGTTCTACGATCAAGAATCTAAATCCAATTGCTTGTGGCGGATGGAAATTAgcaaataaagaaattgagatCTAATGGGTAATTACATGGATTATATCCTATGATGCCACGTAATACAATTTATGCGAGAATTGTCAAGATTCAAGATAAAAACCCATCAAATATGGGAGTGAGATATCCTACCCGCGTACGTAAACCTGTGGCCTTCACTACGAGAGCATTCGGTCCAACGTTTATAAAAAGCACACGAGAGCGAACATCTCTCTttcgaaaacaacaaaaaccaGAGAAGAAGACATTCTGTCATTCCTTTCGAGTTCATTACCATGGCGACTAGGCATCCCGTGTTTTGCTTTCAACCCACCGACCAAGAACTCTTTTCCGATTACTTGATGCGGAGGCTGAATGAAGAACCACTGCCTGACCCCAACCTCATCCGCGATTGTGACGTGTACGGCGGCGGGGAGCCCTGGAAGATCTTCGACAAGGATAGGGGCGGGAAGTTCTATGTTTTCACagtgctgaagaagaagaacagatcAAGGGTGGACAGGACCGCTGGCTCAGGTTCTTGGAAGGAAGAACAGAGTTCCGATTTCAAGGATTTGCAAGGTGACGTGATTGGCTACAAGAAACTCTTTACTTTCAAACCGAAAGCCGGCTCGAGCGCGAAAGCTGACAAGGCCGAGAATGGGCACTGGATCATGTACGAGTACTCGAAGCATCCTCGCAACGTTAgtgtttctttccctctttcccttttctgtTAGGTTGCTAATTATCCTAAATACACCGTTCGGTAGGTATATCTTCCTTGATGTTCTTGTCGACATGAATACTTTAGACACATTATTCATTCTGTGTCAACCTTCGATAATCTGGTATGTTGAAAAACGAAAGGCGCTTGCTTACTTAATTTCGACACTTTTAATGGATCTTAACTAGTCCTATCGAATTTCGACGCAATAGTTATGATTTGATGGATAACATGAATGTGTTTATGACTGATCCATCCACAATCCACAGTGGACTGCAAAAAAGATTAGGGTATAAAAGAAATTCTTTgatcaataaattatttgaaaaaagttACAAATATCCATGATTGGTTTGGAAAGCACAATATTATCATACCACCATTTTGACTCACATTATAGATTGAATTTACATTTATAAGGCATAATTATTccatcatttatatatatatttgttgtttaatttctttttttttttctttttgtataaaaggaaaagataatttaattttttaaaatataatgcAGGAAACGGACCGTGTCTTATGCGTAATTCATAACAAGTACGCGGGGGAAGCAAGAAAGAGGGTTCGTCGGAATCTGCACGGCCCAGTGCAACTTGAGGAAGAGAATCCACGAGCAAAGAAGGCACAGACACTCCGCGATGATCACACATACGCCATCGACGTTCCTGCCACCGCATCGCCATCCTCAACTACTGCTGCCGCTCAAGCTCAACCATCCACTTCCTCGGCTTTGAACGAAGACGGAGTCTTCATTCCACGGAATAACATCAGCTTCACCACCAGAAATGCCAATTCGCTTCCTCCGACATGGGCGAACGTGCAAGAAGATACCCGCCCGGCAGGTGCCCCGGCTTATGGTGGCCCAAATGGTGGTCCCTTTTCGATTATGGGCATGGCAGCACCTAGGGTCGACTGGGAATGGGCGGAtcggttgaagaagatggaaataAGTCCGACGGTCAAGCATCTCTTTTGTGCAGTCGTCGAGCAACGCGCTCGAGCTCTTCATGGAAGGATGGAACGACCTCGTTGAATCACGCTCGGGAGGAGTTCCATCCAATTTGTCTGATTAGTTTCTAGGCATTGGCCACTGCATCTAGCTAGTTCTTAGGATAATCGATGAACATCATGTTCTTAATTTCGACAATTACTATTATCTGCTCCTCCAGATGATGTAAACTTTTATGCCGTTGATAATAGATGGATGTTTGGCACGTTCGAAATAAGATTTCTCACACAGCTCCAGTGAGGACTTGAGAAGGTTCACAGAATTCGCTGGGATCCCTAATAAGCACTTCGATGCTTGGAAGATCGGTCGCTTCAAATTTGCGGAATGCCCGGTTCAGTATATGAAAATGTGACCCGTTGCTTGCCTTTGGGGGATGTTCAATGACCACGACAGTGCAGCCAATGTACACAAGCTGGCTCGCCGGTCCACCGGCTGTGATAGTGTCTCGTGGTTAGGTTGTAATTTCTAGTGCAGTGTTTAGTACTTGAATTTTGCAGCAGTCTATGACCGGCGAGCCAGTGTCTCCTGGTTAGGTTGTAATTTCTAGTGCAGTGTTTAGTACTTGAATTTTGCAGCAGTCATGTCATAGAGTGAAGAATCCAGACCGAGATGAATGCCATGATAGGAACTTGTCATCAATACTATATAGAGTCAATTTTTAAAGTTGGTATCCCCCGCTGAAGCCTTATATATATAAGGATTTTACTAGCATAATAATTATTGGGATAATATGACAATAACAGTTTATTATAAgttacaaattcttgaagaaatgagtcccacaataatttataattatttgtgatttgattttttacgatctaaaataaattgttattcttaCAGTAAATTAAGTACTATTACGCAGCTATTTctctataaaaaagaagaagtaaaggaTAAATTAAAAAGCAGGTATGTAAAACTGAACATCTTCAAGTTATCTATCCAACCCCCTACTTTTGTGCAACACATGCCTCTCCTTTGAAATTCATTTATAGAGGGAAAATCATGAGaatagtcctaaatttattgcatgaatatcaatttagtcctaaatattttgacatagTACTATTTAAGTTAttcattttggccaaatattgctaacatggatgccAGCTAACTTATGTGACACTGTTGGTgttgacatagataatttttaattttttttagtttttttttatttttaaatatcttttccgattttttctctctcatatcttcttccttttgctaaTAACTGACCATCAGCCATAGGCAATGATTAGCAttggccatggcgaggccaaACCTTAGCAATGGTTGGCCTCACTAAATCTTGCCTAGGCAAGGTTGACAATCGCCTAAGCAAGGGCTCCCCTCAACAAATCTAGCAAGGCTGGTCCTCGCCTAGGCTAGGGTAGCTTCGCCAAATTTGGCATGGCGAGGTGTTGACCCTTGCTTGGGAAAAGGGGAGCCCTTGCCTAGGGGCTCGGCCTCAcaatggctaggcaaggctacTTCGCCCAACCATGGCTAGTGGCTGGTcattggcaaaaagaagaagaaatgagagaaaaaaaagaagaacaaaaatagaaaattttaaaaaataaaaaaatttattaaaatgtcattaaaatttatccacgttaGTATTGGCAATGTCGCTAAAGCTAGCcggtgtccatgtcaacaatatctaatcaaaattagccCGAAGGATTGCATTAGCACTaagtcaaaagatttataactaaattgacaccattaaaatgtttaagattaaattgacataaatacaatGTGTTTAGGACTTCTCTAATACTTTTCCCCATTTCTCTATTTTCCTACTAAAACTAACTTGCATCCATCACTTTATTTGACACATGCACAATGCATGCGAAGAAACTTGTCATATTTCACAACCGCGGATcttaattcttttctatttcatgGTCTGAACCGTGGATTTCAAGATAATCAAATTGTTTATAACTTGTCAATTTCATTATTACAAGTAGTGTTTTAAAATTGAGAATTAGAAATTCATATTTGCTAGGATAAAGAATACTTCAAGTGCGAAAAC
Protein-coding regions in this window:
- the LOC104443794 gene encoding NAC domain-containing protein 68-like encodes the protein MATRHPVFCFQPTDQELFSDYLMRRLNEEPLPDPNLIRDCDVYGGGEPWKIFDKDRGGKFYVFTVLKKKNRSRVDRTAGSGSWKEEQSSDFKDLQGDVIGYKKLFTFKPKAGSSAKADKAENGHWIMYEYSKHPRNETDRVLCVIHNKYAGEARKRVRRNLHGPVQLEEENPRAKKAQTLRDDHTYAIDVPATASPSSTTAAAQAQPSTSSALNEDGVFIPRNNISFTTRNANSLPPTWANVQEDTRPAGAPAYGGPNGGPFSIMGMAAPRVDWEWADRLKKMEISPTVKHLFCAVVEQRARALHGRMERPR